In Sodalis ligni, a single genomic region encodes these proteins:
- a CDS encoding DUF2274 domain-containing protein, producing the protein MSTPTKKLRLGPLPSSTSSKLTFTCLASSKADLDLYAALHAQAYGETVDAVTLIPHMLEAFMAGDRGFKKRTRQSQRRRSRSSEK; encoded by the coding sequence ATGAGCACGCCGACAAAGAAGCTGAGACTCGGGCCGCTGCCATCCAGTACCAGCAGCAAGCTGACCTTCACATGCCTGGCCAGCTCGAAGGCTGACCTCGACCTCTATGCGGCGTTGCATGCCCAGGCCTACGGTGAGACAGTGGACGCGGTGACGTTGATTCCGCACATGCTGGAAGCGTTCATGGCTGGAGACCGGGGATTCAAGAAAAGGACGCGGCAAAGCCAGCGTCGCAGAAGCCGCTCCAGCGAGAAGTAA
- a CDS encoding AraC family transcriptional regulator, giving the protein MPFYRPEENYHDVAKGVDFETQNVPRAIVAVGGTMVTQGMELPIHAHRKAELILTLRGIVRCEAEQGVWIVPPRCAVWIPDDVPHSVTFAGNVEVYVLFVEPDAAPALPRQCSTLSISPLLERLLLHATQMPVLYDIDGADGRIATVLLDQLSVAPVEKLNFPMPVDAKLRKIATAMMADPGDRATIDDWGRRMAVAPRTLTRALTRETGMSFGRWRQQLHILIALQRLDQGASVLTVALDLGYADASAFVTMFRKALGKPPARYLAERRTAA; this is encoded by the coding sequence ATGCCTTTCTATCGTCCCGAGGAAAACTACCACGATGTCGCCAAGGGTGTTGATTTCGAGACCCAGAATGTGCCCCGCGCCATCGTCGCCGTCGGCGGCACCATGGTCACCCAGGGCATGGAGTTGCCCATTCACGCGCATCGGAAGGCGGAGCTTATTCTGACCTTGCGAGGCATCGTCAGGTGCGAAGCCGAGCAAGGCGTCTGGATCGTGCCACCGCGCTGTGCGGTGTGGATTCCTGACGATGTTCCCCACAGCGTGACCTTCGCCGGAAATGTCGAGGTCTATGTTCTGTTCGTCGAGCCGGATGCGGCGCCGGCACTGCCTCGACAATGCAGCACGCTGTCGATCTCACCGCTGCTGGAACGTCTGCTGCTGCACGCCACCCAGATGCCGGTCCTGTACGACATTGACGGTGCCGATGGCAGGATCGCCACGGTACTGCTCGACCAACTGTCTGTGGCACCCGTCGAAAAGTTGAACTTCCCGATGCCGGTCGATGCCAAGTTGCGCAAGATCGCCACCGCGATGATGGCCGACCCTGGCGACCGCGCGACGATAGACGACTGGGGGCGGCGCATGGCCGTCGCCCCACGGACCTTGACCCGGGCCCTGACACGCGAGACCGGCATGAGCTTCGGCCGCTGGCGCCAGCAGCTTCACATCCTCATTGCGCTACAGCGTCTCGACCAAGGGGCATCGGTTCTGACCGTGGCGCTCGATCTCGGCTACGCGGATGCCAGCGCCTTCGTCACCATGTTCCGCAAGGCCCTGGGCAAGCCGCCCGCCCGGTATTTAGCGGAGCGCCGCACCGCTGCGTGA
- a CDS encoding FAD-dependent monooxygenase produces MKIEKKILICGGGIAGPACAYWLHKYGYSVVIVEKAKSFRDGGQNVDIKGAGQQVIKMMGLAEEIEAKNTLEQGQKYLDAAGKVVATFPKGALGTLTADFEILRGDFARVLFDATKDDCDYRMGRFVTHLENNGAGMSVTFDNGETEDFELVICAEGISSSTRSMVLAEQTHLRYLGAYMAFFKIPRRPEDDNWAYTVNGIGGTFITLRPGNEKETTVLITFLRKDHDIEGEKPAARRELLLQALKGRGTVADRISADLDTVKDFYFGPMSQVQASTWSNGRFVLLGDAAHCPTAFTGEGTALALVGSYVLAGEIKRSVDYAEAFHAYEKLLRPYVEASQKRISPRFIRLVHVNTRLGISLIRLAQRFFASKIVQNLLKPSATKREKDVAEDFVFPSYS; encoded by the coding sequence ATGAAAATCGAAAAGAAGATACTGATCTGTGGCGGCGGCATTGCCGGCCCCGCATGCGCCTATTGGTTGCACAAGTACGGCTACTCCGTCGTCATCGTCGAAAAGGCAAAATCCTTCAGGGATGGTGGTCAGAATGTTGACATCAAGGGAGCGGGGCAGCAGGTCATCAAAATGATGGGGCTTGCCGAAGAGATCGAAGCCAAAAACACACTGGAGCAAGGCCAGAAATATCTGGATGCCGCCGGCAAGGTGGTCGCGACGTTTCCGAAGGGCGCGCTTGGAACCCTGACCGCAGATTTTGAGATTCTGCGAGGCGATTTCGCCCGCGTCCTCTTCGATGCAACGAAAGACGATTGCGACTATCGCATGGGGAGATTCGTCACCCATCTCGAAAACAATGGCGCGGGCATGTCGGTCACATTCGATAACGGCGAGACCGAGGATTTCGAGTTGGTGATCTGCGCCGAGGGCATCAGCTCCTCAACCCGGAGCATGGTCTTGGCAGAGCAAACCCATTTGCGCTACCTGGGTGCCTACATGGCGTTCTTCAAGATTCCACGACGCCCCGAAGATGACAACTGGGCCTATACGGTCAACGGCATCGGGGGGACGTTTATCACCCTGAGACCGGGGAACGAGAAAGAGACCACCGTCCTGATCACCTTCCTCAGAAAGGACCACGACATCGAAGGGGAAAAACCTGCGGCCCGACGAGAATTGCTGCTCCAGGCGTTGAAAGGTCGAGGCACCGTCGCCGATCGCATCAGCGCGGACCTGGACACGGTCAAAGACTTCTATTTCGGACCGATGAGCCAGGTTCAAGCCTCGACCTGGTCGAACGGCCGGTTCGTTTTGCTGGGAGACGCCGCGCACTGTCCGACGGCGTTCACCGGGGAAGGTACGGCATTGGCTTTAGTTGGCTCTTATGTACTCGCTGGCGAAATTAAGCGGAGCGTAGATTACGCTGAGGCTTTCCATGCGTATGAAAAGCTTTTGCGACCCTATGTTGAAGCGTCGCAGAAGCGGATAAGTCCTCGCTTCATCCGGCTGGTCCATGTGAACACGCGGCTCGGGATATCCCTCATTCGTCTTGCTCAAAGATTCTTCGCGAGCAAGATCGTACAAAATCTGCTTAAGCCGAGCGCCACTAAGCGCGAAAAAGATGTCGCGGAAGACTTCGTATTTCCGAGTTATTCTTGA